One genomic window of Paenibacillus xylanilyticus includes the following:
- a CDS encoding helix-turn-helix domain-containing protein, with translation MENVQLASRIRAFRKLKGLTQQELAAGTGISLAILGTIERGNRKVSEQELERIASVLNISVEEMQGK, from the coding sequence TTGGAAAACGTGCAACTGGCGAGCCGCATCCGGGCCTTTCGGAAGCTGAAAGGTTTAACACAACAGGAACTTGCAGCTGGTACGGGCATATCGCTTGCGATTCTGGGAACGATTGAACGGGGGAACCGCAAGGTATCCGAACAAGAGCTGGAGCGCATTGCGAGCGTGCTGAACATCAGCGTTGAAGAAATGCAGGGTAAGTAA
- a CDS encoding anthranilate synthase component I family protein, producing MTHLMTTYADWTDWARQGWTMMPYIIKSDEGPVHGGLPLTWEAAWHQASPYSMVLENGKGGRYTFLGLHPVSVISGKGHEAVIYDLKEGLTSTDMGKPLDVLKRWSAPYSAPKVSKAPDFGGGSAGYLSYDVARSLEKLPTLAEDNPALPDYWWMRFEELWAYDHEQEALYCMVHLPLRAESDEAHLQVLYAEAEERAEAMRQRWLHIVGYAQAEEQQQALEHRSRHMQLAQKEEDAHRETEGWQTSFPQQDFEQAVRTVQEYIRQGDVFQVNLSLRQEKQLQSTAEHIYEWLRLVNPSPYMGMLRSPDFQLVSGSPELLVKVDNGKVSARPIAGTRRRGRDAAEDEAMAAELLNSEKERAEHIMLVDLERNDIGRIAAYGSVHVPELMTIEKYSHVMHLVSQVEGRLADGLSVFDVIAATFPGGTITGAPKVRTMEIIEELEPVRRGPYTGSIGWMDYSGNMELNIVIRTLAIKDGVGYVQAGAGIVIDSDPYREYKECRNKARAMMRAVNYSEQAETVKLNELKQPSLHDGRRGGTRI from the coding sequence ATGACACACCTGATGACAACATACGCCGACTGGACAGATTGGGCCAGACAAGGATGGACCATGATGCCGTACATAATCAAGTCGGATGAGGGACCGGTTCATGGCGGTTTACCGTTAACATGGGAAGCAGCCTGGCACCAGGCTTCGCCCTATTCCATGGTGCTGGAGAACGGGAAGGGCGGAAGATATACATTTCTGGGATTGCACCCGGTATCCGTTATTTCAGGCAAGGGACATGAAGCGGTCATCTATGATCTGAAAGAAGGATTAACGTCCACAGATATGGGGAAACCGCTGGACGTGTTAAAAAGGTGGTCAGCTCCGTACAGTGCCCCTAAAGTGAGTAAGGCTCCTGATTTTGGTGGGGGGAGTGCAGGTTACCTCAGCTATGACGTAGCCAGATCATTGGAGAAGCTGCCAACGCTCGCTGAAGACAATCCCGCTTTGCCTGACTACTGGTGGATGCGTTTTGAAGAGCTTTGGGCATATGACCACGAACAAGAGGCATTGTATTGTATGGTCCATCTGCCGCTAAGAGCTGAATCGGACGAGGCACACCTTCAAGTCTTGTATGCAGAAGCTGAAGAGCGAGCTGAAGCCATGCGGCAGCGGTGGCTGCATATTGTGGGCTATGCTCAGGCAGAGGAACAGCAGCAAGCCTTGGAGCATCGCAGCAGGCACATGCAGCTGGCGCAGAAGGAGGAAGACGCGCACAGGGAAACGGAAGGATGGCAGACATCATTTCCCCAACAGGATTTTGAACAGGCTGTACGCACCGTACAGGAATATATCCGGCAGGGTGATGTGTTCCAAGTAAACCTTTCGTTGCGGCAGGAAAAGCAACTCCAATCCACTGCCGAGCATATATACGAATGGCTGCGTCTTGTGAACCCATCGCCGTATATGGGAATGCTTCGCAGTCCGGACTTTCAACTGGTGAGTGGTTCACCGGAGCTTCTTGTCAAAGTGGATAACGGCAAGGTAAGTGCACGCCCGATTGCGGGCACCCGGAGAAGAGGCCGTGACGCAGCCGAGGATGAAGCCATGGCCGCTGAGCTGCTGAACAGTGAGAAGGAACGGGCCGAGCATATTATGCTGGTTGATCTGGAGCGCAATGATATTGGGCGAATTGCAGCCTATGGGTCAGTTCATGTACCCGAACTGATGACCATCGAGAAGTATTCGCATGTGATGCATCTCGTTTCCCAAGTCGAGGGGAGACTTGCCGATGGTCTGTCCGTTTTCGATGTCATAGCAGCCACCTTCCCTGGTGGAACGATTACCGGCGCTCCCAAAGTACGGACCATGGAAATTATTGAGGAACTTGAGCCTGTGCGGAGAGGTCCCTATACAGGATCGATCGGGTGGATGGACTACAGTGGGAATATGGAGCTGAACATCGTCATCCGAACGCTTGCCATCAAGGATGGAGTGGGCTATGTTCAAGCAGGCGCAGGCATTGTTATTGACTCCGACCCGTATCGGGAATACAAGGAGTGCCGGAATAAGGCAAGAGCCATGATGAGGGCCGTGAACTACAGTGAGCAAGCGGAAACAGTCAAACTAAACGAATTAAAGCAACCGTCATTACATGACGGAAGAAGAGGAGGAACAAGAATATGA
- the nadC gene encoding carboxylating nicotinate-nucleotide diphosphorylase yields MILNGYNEGLIESIKNWLREDVGAGDVTTSVTIPAGHQSKAVIHAKDHGVIAGISVAELVFQVVDPSLVFRAMVQDGDEVTRGITLAEVEGSTHSLLTGERLALNLLQRMSGIATRTRSYVDALEGLSTRLVDTRKTTPGHRMLEKYAVRIGGGANHRFGLYDAVMIKDNHIKGAGGITEAVKRARTVIPHTMTIEVETENLTQVNEALQAGADIIMLDNMHPDQMREAVTIIRKQAPHVKVEASGNVSLDTIRGIAESGVDVISVGRLTYSFESLDISLDLNEKKEG; encoded by the coding sequence ATGATACTGAACGGATATAATGAAGGACTCATCGAATCCATCAAAAACTGGCTTCGCGAGGATGTGGGGGCAGGGGATGTCACTACGAGTGTGACAATTCCGGCAGGCCATCAATCCAAGGCAGTTATTCACGCCAAAGACCACGGGGTCATCGCAGGCATATCGGTAGCTGAACTGGTATTTCAGGTAGTAGACCCATCGCTCGTATTTAGAGCGATGGTACAAGATGGAGATGAGGTTACTCGGGGAATAACGCTGGCAGAAGTGGAAGGAAGCACCCACAGTCTGCTTACAGGTGAGCGTCTGGCGCTAAACCTGCTGCAGCGCATGTCGGGAATTGCAACGCGCACACGTTCATATGTTGATGCATTAGAGGGCCTCTCTACACGATTGGTGGATACACGCAAAACAACCCCTGGACACCGCATGCTTGAGAAATATGCAGTACGGATCGGTGGAGGGGCGAATCACCGGTTTGGATTGTACGATGCGGTTATGATTAAGGATAACCACATCAAAGGGGCAGGCGGCATCACAGAAGCCGTGAAGCGGGCAAGAACTGTCATTCCTCATACGATGACTATTGAGGTGGAGACTGAGAATCTGACACAGGTGAATGAAGCCTTGCAGGCAGGTGCGGATATCATTATGCTGGACAATATGCATCCGGATCAGATGCGTGAGGCGGTTACGATTATTCGTAAACAGGCTCCGCATGTGAAGGTGGAGGCATCAGGCAATGTTTCTCTGGATACCATCCGTGGAATTGCCGAGAGTGGTGTGGATGTAATTTCGGTTGGAAGGTTAACCTATTCTTTCGAGAGCCTTGATATCAGCCTAGATTTAAACGAAAAGAAAGAGGGGTGA
- the folB gene encoding dihydroneopterin aldolase — translation MDRMVLHRMEYYGYHGVFAEERKLGQRYYIDLELDMDLGEAGRTDDLTKTVNYAEIHELVKHIVENKSFQLIEALGEHIASSLLDTYTIINALTVKVTKPHPPFDIHFEGVTVELRRTRK, via the coding sequence ATGGATAGAATGGTACTGCATCGGATGGAATATTACGGATATCATGGTGTTTTTGCAGAAGAGCGGAAGCTCGGACAGCGCTACTACATAGATCTAGAATTGGATATGGATCTTGGAGAAGCCGGGCGTACAGATGATCTGACCAAGACCGTCAATTATGCCGAAATTCATGAACTTGTGAAACATATTGTGGAAAACAAATCATTCCAGTTAATTGAAGCTTTGGGCGAACATATTGCATCTTCGTTACTGGACACTTATACTATTATCAATGCATTGACAGTTAAGGTGACGAAGCCGCATCCGCCGTTTGATATTCATTTTGAGGGCGTAACGGTAGAGCTTCGCCGCACAAGAAAGTGA
- the folK gene encoding 2-amino-4-hydroxy-6-hydroxymethyldihydropteridine diphosphokinase produces MTAHSTSEYSEAYIALGANLGDREQTLLEALTLLDAHPDIEVLRCSSLYETEPVGYVDQPSFLNMAAAVQTRLTPEQLLTELLDVENRLGRVRDIRWGPRTVDLDLLWMNGQSRDTEVLQLPHPRMGERAFVLVPLSDIVPEGELSGLYTYVHSSLSVLDGKDGIQLWKTCNWRAASGPFGS; encoded by the coding sequence ATGACTGCACATTCGACCTCTGAATATTCAGAGGCTTATATTGCTTTAGGGGCCAATTTGGGTGACCGGGAACAGACGCTGCTTGAAGCGCTGACGTTACTCGATGCACACCCTGATATAGAGGTCCTTCGTTGTTCATCGCTATATGAGACAGAGCCTGTAGGTTATGTGGATCAGCCCTCGTTTCTGAATATGGCTGCTGCAGTACAGACGCGTCTTACTCCCGAGCAGCTCCTGACCGAATTGCTCGATGTCGAGAATCGGCTTGGGCGAGTCCGCGATATTCGCTGGGGTCCTCGAACAGTAGATCTCGATTTGCTCTGGATGAATGGGCAGAGTCGGGATACCGAAGTGCTTCAATTACCACATCCGCGGATGGGCGAACGGGCATTTGTGCTTGTTCCATTGTCAGATATCGTACCTGAAGGCGAGCTTTCAGGCTTGTATACCTATGTACACTCATCGTTGTCTGTACTGGATGGAAAGGATGGAATACAGCTTTGGAAAACGTGCAACTGGCGAGCCGCATCCGGGCCTTTCGGAAGCTGA
- the folP gene encoding dihydropteroate synthase gives MTLTPVIYERNYSWGPAELKLGTRTQIMGILNVTPDSFSDGGRYNQVDLAVAHAIQMMEDGADLIDIGGESTRPGSETVSAEEELSRIIPVIEALQLQAPHIPISVDTYKAEVARQAILAGAHIINDVWGAKADPDMARTAADLGCPIILMHNRPERDYRSYLDDVVQDLQESIQIALDADVHPDQIILDPGIGFVKDLTENLTLMSSLGLLNEMGYPVLLATSRKRFIQNTLQVQANDAVEGTAATVAFGIAQGCQMVRVHDVKPIRRTADMCDAMLYASPGLRRK, from the coding sequence ATGACACTCACACCAGTCATTTACGAACGGAACTATTCATGGGGGCCAGCTGAACTCAAGCTTGGTACACGAACACAGATCATGGGCATCCTTAACGTTACGCCGGATTCCTTCTCCGATGGAGGACGCTACAATCAGGTAGACCTGGCAGTTGCCCATGCGATACAGATGATGGAGGATGGAGCGGATCTGATTGATATCGGAGGGGAATCGACACGCCCAGGGTCGGAGACCGTCAGTGCCGAGGAAGAGCTCAGCCGAATCATACCTGTGATTGAAGCATTGCAGCTTCAGGCTCCGCATATTCCGATATCCGTAGATACCTATAAGGCGGAAGTTGCAAGGCAGGCTATCCTAGCCGGTGCCCACATCATTAATGATGTATGGGGAGCCAAGGCAGATCCGGATATGGCCCGCACGGCTGCAGATCTGGGATGTCCAATCATTTTGATGCACAATAGACCCGAGCGGGATTACAGAAGTTATCTGGATGATGTGGTTCAAGATTTGCAGGAAAGCATTCAAATTGCCTTGGACGCCGACGTGCATCCGGATCAGATTATTCTCGACCCTGGTATTGGGTTCGTGAAGGATCTGACGGAGAATCTGACTCTGATGTCCTCCCTTGGGCTTCTTAATGAGATGGGGTATCCGGTTCTGCTGGCTACTTCACGCAAGCGATTCATTCAGAACACCCTTCAAGTGCAGGCCAATGACGCAGTAGAAGGGACGGCAGCAACGGTTGCATTCGGCATCGCCCAAGGCTGCCAGATGGTTCGGGTTCATGATGTGAAGCCGATTCGGCGGACGGCGGATATGTGTGATGCTATGTTGTATGCCTCTCCGGGTCTGCGGAGGAAATAA
- the hslO gene encoding Hsp33 family molecular chaperone HslO — protein sequence MENNKQDRLIRGTAMEGRVRAFAVQTTELVEELRRRHDTFPTATAAMGRTVTTAAIMGAMLKGEEKLTIQVKGDGPIGQIVADANAKGEVRGYVTNPHVHLPSNSMGKLDVRGVVGTEGFVNVTKDLGLKEPYRGSVPIVSGELGEDFTYYFAKSEQTPSAVGVGVLVDTDNSVIVSGGFIIQLLPGLTDDEITVIENAISTLPAVTTLLEQGLELEELLKRVLPDVQVMDGMDIHFRCECSRERVEKTLISLGQHEMEQLIEEEGKAEVVCQFCNEAYDFNKEQLETILEQAKN from the coding sequence TTGGAAAACAACAAACAGGACCGCTTGATTCGCGGTACAGCAATGGAAGGACGGGTTAGAGCCTTTGCTGTCCAAACAACAGAGTTGGTTGAGGAATTGCGCAGAAGACATGATACGTTTCCCACGGCTACAGCTGCCATGGGGCGTACGGTAACCACTGCAGCCATCATGGGTGCAATGCTTAAAGGTGAAGAGAAGCTGACCATTCAGGTCAAGGGAGACGGTCCCATTGGACAGATTGTTGCCGATGCGAATGCCAAAGGGGAAGTTCGTGGCTATGTGACGAATCCGCATGTGCATTTACCAAGCAACAGTATGGGTAAGCTTGATGTTAGAGGAGTTGTGGGCACAGAAGGCTTCGTGAATGTAACGAAGGACCTTGGCCTGAAGGAACCTTATCGTGGCAGTGTACCAATTGTTTCGGGAGAGCTGGGCGAAGACTTCACATACTATTTTGCCAAATCAGAGCAGACACCTTCTGCTGTAGGCGTTGGTGTACTTGTAGATACCGACAATTCGGTCATTGTATCCGGCGGATTCATTATACAGCTGCTGCCAGGGCTGACCGACGATGAAATCACCGTAATTGAAAATGCGATCAGCACGTTGCCTGCGGTAACAACGCTGCTTGAGCAAGGGCTTGAACTGGAAGAATTGCTGAAGCGTGTACTGCCGGATGTACAGGTTATGGATGGAATGGACATTCATTTCCGCTGTGAATGTTCCCGGGAAAGGGTCGAAAAAACATTGATCAGTCTGGGTCAGCACGAAATGGAACAGCTAATCGAAGAAGAAGGCAAAGCAGAAGTGGTGTGCCAGTTCTGCAATGAAGCTTATGATTTCAATAAAGAACAACTCGAGACCATTCTAGAGCAAGCCAAGAACTGA
- a CDS encoding type III pantothenate kinase, whose product MILVVDVGNSNIVLGVYQGRSLLHHFRLSTSRQSTVDEYGVLIYNLFHMSDISTRDIEGVIISSVVPPLVHVMETMCEKYVGKKPMIVGPGIKTGLNLRYENPREVGADRIVNAVAAVEKYGGPLVVVDFGTATTFDCIDEKGNYLGGAIVPGIHIATEALYERASKLPRIELEKPKKVIGRNTVHAMQAGIIYGYAGQVDGIVDRIRTEMGVQPKVIATGGLAPLIAEETRSIEEVDPLLTLEGLRIIYERNRER is encoded by the coding sequence TTGATTCTTGTTGTAGACGTGGGCAACAGTAATATTGTACTCGGCGTGTACCAAGGCCGGTCGTTGCTCCACCATTTTCGTCTGAGCACATCCCGTCAGTCCACAGTGGATGAATACGGCGTATTGATTTATAATCTATTTCATATGTCGGATATATCAACACGCGACATTGAAGGAGTCATCATCTCATCGGTGGTTCCTCCGCTTGTGCATGTGATGGAAACGATGTGTGAAAAATATGTTGGCAAAAAGCCAATGATTGTGGGGCCTGGGATCAAAACAGGCCTAAACCTAAGGTACGAGAACCCGCGTGAGGTAGGCGCAGATCGCATTGTGAATGCAGTGGCAGCTGTTGAGAAATACGGTGGTCCACTTGTGGTTGTTGATTTTGGTACTGCGACGACCTTCGACTGCATTGATGAGAAGGGCAACTACCTTGGGGGAGCCATCGTACCGGGCATTCATATTGCCACTGAAGCTCTCTATGAGCGGGCATCCAAGCTGCCTCGCATCGAATTGGAGAAGCCCAAGAAGGTTATAGGACGCAATACGGTGCATGCCATGCAGGCTGGTATCATATACGGCTATGCTGGACAGGTCGACGGAATTGTTGATCGCATTCGTACAGAGATGGGTGTGCAGCCCAAAGTTATTGCAACCGGGGGGCTTGCACCACTGATTGCAGAGGAAACACGCAGCATCGAGGAAGTTGATCCGCTGCTTACGCTGGAAGGGCTGCGTATCATTTATGAGCGGAACCGGGAAAGGTAA
- the cysK gene encoding cysteine synthase A — translation MAKVVNNVTELIGGTPLVRLNRIVPEGSAEVFVKLEYQNPGSSVKDRIAISIVEEAEKEGKLKPGDTIIEATSGNTGIGLAMVAAAKGYKSVIVMPETMSLERRNLLRAYGSELVLTPGSEGMNGAVKKAEELLKENPSYFMAEQFKNKANVKIHRETTGPEIVEAIQSVGGTLDAFVAGIGTGGTITGTGEVLKEAFPSIKIVAVEPAASPILAGGKPGPHKIQGIGANFIPEILDQEIYDEIIHIENDDAFETARQVAKEEGILSGISSGAAIRAGLQVAKQLGAGKRVVVIVPSNGERYLSTPLYNFEA, via the coding sequence ATGGCTAAAGTTGTTAATAACGTAACAGAACTCATCGGAGGTACTCCGCTTGTTCGTCTCAACCGTATCGTACCTGAAGGCAGTGCTGAAGTATTCGTGAAACTTGAGTATCAGAATCCAGGTTCGAGCGTTAAGGACCGTATTGCGATCAGCATCGTAGAAGAAGCGGAAAAAGAAGGCAAGCTGAAACCAGGTGATACCATCATTGAAGCAACTAGCGGTAACACAGGAATCGGTCTTGCAATGGTAGCTGCAGCCAAAGGCTACAAGTCTGTCATTGTTATGCCTGAAACGATGAGCTTGGAGCGTCGTAACTTGCTTCGTGCCTATGGTTCTGAGCTGGTGCTCACGCCAGGATCCGAGGGAATGAACGGTGCTGTCAAAAAAGCAGAAGAATTGCTTAAGGAAAACCCATCTTACTTCATGGCTGAGCAATTTAAGAATAAAGCAAACGTAAAAATTCACCGTGAAACTACAGGTCCGGAGATCGTTGAAGCGATTCAATCGGTTGGTGGTACATTGGATGCCTTTGTTGCAGGGATCGGTACTGGCGGAACAATTACAGGTACAGGCGAAGTATTGAAAGAAGCCTTCCCTTCAATTAAAATTGTTGCTGTAGAGCCAGCTGCGTCTCCAATTTTGGCAGGCGGCAAGCCGGGTCCTCACAAAATTCAAGGAATCGGTGCGAACTTCATTCCTGAGATTCTGGATCAGGAGATCTATGACGAGATCATTCACATTGAGAATGATGATGCGTTCGAAACGGCTCGTCAAGTTGCGAAGGAAGAGGGCATTCTGTCCGGTATTTCTTCCGGTGCAGCGATTCGTGCAGGTCTGCAAGTAGCCAAACAGCTGGGTGCAGGTAAACGTGTTGTGGTTATCGTGCCAAGTAACGGAGAGCGTTACCTCAGCACACCACTATACAACTTCGAAGCTTAA
- a CDS encoding peptidyl-prolyl cis-trans isomerase, which produces MTRQEKGLWTAVIVLTLGMLVMGTVMVVQGIRPGRDDADASHETGQEEGSAIATINGEVITDKEWTDALKRRYGSDMLLQMLNRKAVYAEAVDRDLTVTPEEIAKELSVAMDGYDSEQAYFDEMKSQLGLTRQELELEAGYRLLLEKIATSGIQVKDADIEHYWDEHREDFISPEKYDLSMIMVENEEQADSLLDDLEQGADFEDMAKAESTDSFTRDAGGRLGWIEQNDPFQPEDVMDLAEQLDVGDIAGPVQVEDGYAIIKLNDKQDAQVQSAEEVREDIRMQLALSQADPLPQVEERLRNKYEAVIIAEIPAS; this is translated from the coding sequence ATGACGAGACAGGAAAAGGGGCTGTGGACGGCTGTAATTGTCCTGACGCTCGGCATGCTGGTGATGGGGACGGTAATGGTGGTTCAGGGTATCAGGCCTGGTCGGGATGATGCTGATGCATCTCATGAAACAGGTCAGGAGGAAGGAAGCGCCATTGCCACAATCAACGGAGAGGTCATTACGGACAAGGAATGGACCGATGCGCTGAAACGGCGTTATGGGAGCGATATGCTGCTTCAGATGCTGAACCGCAAAGCGGTTTATGCGGAGGCAGTTGATCGGGATCTGACAGTCACCCCGGAGGAAATAGCGAAGGAACTGTCTGTTGCGATGGATGGCTATGATTCGGAGCAGGCATACTTTGACGAGATGAAGTCCCAGCTTGGCCTGACGAGACAAGAGCTTGAGCTGGAAGCTGGTTATCGACTTTTGTTGGAGAAAATCGCAACGAGCGGCATTCAGGTCAAGGATGCAGACATTGAGCATTATTGGGACGAGCATCGCGAGGACTTCATCTCTCCCGAGAAATACGATCTGTCCATGATTATGGTGGAAAATGAAGAGCAAGCCGATTCGTTACTGGATGATTTGGAGCAGGGTGCAGACTTCGAAGATATGGCAAAAGCTGAATCAACAGACAGCTTCACCCGTGACGCTGGAGGGCGGCTTGGCTGGATTGAACAGAATGATCCGTTTCAGCCGGAAGACGTAATGGATCTGGCTGAACAATTGGATGTTGGTGATATTGCTGGGCCAGTACAGGTCGAAGATGGATATGCCATTATCAAATTAAACGATAAGCAGGATGCCCAGGTTCAATCCGCAGAAGAGGTGCGCGAAGATATCCGGATGCAGCTGGCTCTGAGCCAGGCTGATCCACTTCCCCAGGTGGAAGAGAGGCTGCGCAACAAATATGAAGCCGTGATTATCGCCGAAATTCCTGCTTCCTGA
- a CDS encoding aminotransferase class IV: protein MQYAAINGNVVHMAAAVVPVTDHGFLYGLGLFETFRTYQGVPFLLERHLERMAAGCAELGIPFTTTVEELKDWIDRLRQANGLRDAYVRYTVSAGKAALGLPSGDYEHPNHIVFAKALPEPSPSLYEKGRMLQCLSTVRNTPEGNIRFKSLHYMNSILAKRELNGYGEPAQGAEGLQLTPEGYVAEGIVSNVFWVRQGVLHTPSTETGILPGITRAAVLELAADMGLVSAEGMYSWNELLEADEIFLTGSVAELVPVTTLRGQNGNETIISNGHIGPVTAALLGMYRQKAGYTS from the coding sequence ATGCAGTACGCCGCGATAAACGGAAATGTGGTTCATATGGCGGCAGCCGTGGTTCCGGTAACGGATCACGGCTTTTTGTACGGACTGGGCTTGTTCGAGACTTTTCGGACTTATCAAGGCGTCCCCTTCTTGCTGGAACGCCATCTGGAACGAATGGCTGCAGGTTGTGCAGAGCTTGGAATTCCATTTACTACGACAGTAGAGGAACTGAAGGACTGGATCGATCGTCTGCGGCAGGCAAACGGGCTTCGCGATGCGTACGTGCGATACACGGTTTCAGCAGGTAAAGCTGCACTAGGACTGCCCTCCGGGGATTATGAACACCCCAATCATATTGTATTCGCAAAAGCATTACCTGAGCCCTCCCCATCCTTATACGAGAAGGGCAGAATGCTTCAGTGCTTATCGACGGTTCGCAACACACCTGAAGGCAATATACGCTTCAAATCACTGCATTACATGAACAGCATCCTGGCCAAACGGGAATTGAATGGATACGGTGAGCCTGCTCAAGGAGCGGAAGGCCTGCAGCTGACCCCGGAAGGTTATGTGGCTGAAGGCATTGTCAGCAATGTATTCTGGGTAAGGCAGGGTGTTCTCCATACACCATCCACCGAGACGGGGATTTTGCCAGGAATTACTCGGGCAGCAGTTCTGGAACTTGCTGCTGATATGGGATTAGTCAGTGCCGAGGGCATGTACTCCTGGAATGAGCTGCTGGAAGCAGATGAGATATTCCTGACAGGATCAGTAGCAGAGCTTGTGCCGGTTACAACTTTACGAGGACAGAACGGAAACGAAACGATAATCAGTAACGGACATATTGGCCCGGTTACAGCAGCACTTCTGGGTATGTACCGTCAGAAAGCGGGGTATACTTCATGA
- the pabA gene encoding aminodeoxychorismate/anthranilate synthase component II, whose amino-acid sequence MILVIDNYDSFTYNLVQYLGELGETVEVRRNDEIDLAGIEALAPDHILISPGPCTPNEAGISLDVIDHFKGSIPIFGVCLGHQAIGQAFGGNVIRADRMMHGKTSEMHHQGTSVFAGLPSPFIATRYHSLIVERSSLPDCLEITAETAEGEIMGLRHKEFAIEGVQFHPESIITDHGHQMLRNFLSQKVKV is encoded by the coding sequence ATGATACTGGTTATCGACAATTACGACTCCTTCACATATAACCTGGTTCAATATTTGGGTGAGCTGGGAGAGACGGTGGAGGTTCGCCGGAATGATGAGATTGATCTGGCAGGCATTGAGGCACTCGCACCTGATCATATTTTGATCTCTCCTGGACCTTGTACGCCGAATGAAGCAGGCATCAGTCTGGATGTCATCGATCATTTCAAGGGTAGTATTCCGATCTTTGGCGTTTGTCTGGGACACCAAGCCATTGGACAGGCTTTTGGAGGCAACGTTATTCGTGCAGATCGCATGATGCATGGTAAAACCTCGGAAATGCATCATCAAGGAACGTCTGTCTTTGCCGGACTGCCTTCTCCGTTTATAGCAACCCGCTATCACTCCCTTATTGTAGAGCGCAGCAGTTTGCCGGATTGCCTGGAGATCACAGCCGAGACGGCAGAAGGTGAAATTATGGGACTGCGCCATAAGGAATTTGCCATTGAAGGTGTGCAGTTCCATCCTGAATCGATCATCACAGATCATGGGCATCAGATGCTGCGTAACTTTCTGTCCCAGAAGGTGAAGGTATAG